Part of the Penaeus vannamei isolate JL-2024 chromosome 17, ASM4276789v1, whole genome shotgun sequence genome is shown below.
tacgtgtctgtgtgtttatgtgtgtacatgtgcttgcatgcgcctgtgtgtgtacacgtgtgcgcaCATTTATGTCAATCCACCATTAAATTCAGGTCTGGCattttattacaatcatgatcGGCTATAATTCTGTTTACAAATTTCCAGTGCAGGCCTCCTATTACAAATATAATCAGCATGGGAGTGTTTATTGCCAAAGAGGGCGATAAAAAACGTTTCATAacaaaataatgtataaaatCACATTACATTACATTGCAACACCATCCACTGTTCGTCTTTAGTGTAAAAGTACTATGACctattatatattcatgaatatcattaatcaatatcattaatacagTGGTATAGAgtagtaggcctatattttatgTCTACTGAGAAAATGAAGGATCTGACATACAGTAATAGATCTCAAATAAAAGCTTATTAAGGAGGGAAGGGtatgtgataaggatgatgaaaaaatagcaaGAGATAAGGGAGAcacgaaatgaaaagagagaaacgaagaatggGAAATGACGAGAGAgatcgagatggagagagagagatatggagagagaaagagagatatggagagagaaagagagatatggagagagaaagagagatatggagagagaaagagagatatggagagagaaagagagatatggagagagagagagagagagatatggagagagagagagagagatatggagagagagagagagatatggagagagagagagatatggagagagagagagatatggagagagagagagagagatatggagagagagagagatatggagagagagagagatatggaaagagaaagagagaaagagaaagagagaaagagaaagagaaagagaaagagaaagagaaagacaaagagagagagaaacagaccaagagaaagagaaagagaaagagaaagagaaagagaaagagacagagaaagagaaagaaaaagaaaaagagaatgaaaaagagaaagagaaagaaaaagagaaagagaaagagaaagagaaagagaaagagaaagagaaagagaaaaagagaggaggggggcggctATATGAACAAAAACCTCCATTCTTGGCGGATTTAACTGCTGAAGTCTACGGGTTTAAAGCACAATATTCCAAAGACTGAAAAATCAAGATACCCTACTCCGTAACTGAAAAGGCACACAAGAACGCTGTAATGGTAATATTCGATTCGGTAAAACTCGAGCAATGAATTTTAGAAGGTCACACAAACAATCGTTAGGGAATTCTACATGATCTAATTCATTCCAGATAATTGAAGCTCTTACCGCAGGCTTTCACAACCTGGGATAAATTTACCCCCTGGAGATTAAGCACATGGCAGGGTTAAATCTGTAATAATATAGCTGACGGCTGCTGCAGTTCTGTTTTTTAACACTCATCACCGTTCTCTAGCCCAGAGTTGCCAGTTTAGCGATTTTGTCTCGGATTTGTCATTCTCCGAAGGACCGTAGATACTTTTTACTTAACATATAGATGTGAATCGTGTTTCAGGTAGACGGAATGAGAAAGGCAAGGTGAGTAACTACCTGCCTGAGATCTACAGGTAGCGTTGTCAACATCAGGTTCCCAAATAAGTAAGACTgatttaataatatcaatagtttcCATGAATCAAGTTTCcggtattttttatttacatgaaTAAGAGGGTTAtatatttttgccttttttctttttgtgcaaTATTTGAAAATATTTAGAAAGTCTGCATGTTTGTATTCCGGTTTCAGCTAAAATAGCAGAAAGACCAGCCAGTATGCCATAGTACATCAAGATAGAGTTGTTTTTATCGTCAACTCGGAAATACAGGAGTAAAGTCGCACTTTGActactgaaagaaaagaaaagggacagaaaaagtgaaaaaagatgaGACAGCATCTCTCAAGGATCATTTAACAGTCCTTTAGAGTAACAAGCGACAACTATCTCTTAACATAATAGAAAGTATCTTTAAATCCAAGTTTGCTATGCAGCAACATCCCCTTCGCAACAACAAATTTAGTAATTAAGTTTCCTCACGCCTGTGTAGATAACCTGGACGGTGAATTAAGAGTGCCATTAAAGGACTATCACACACAGGAATACTTGACAACCACACATGTACCCTGGCATGTGACATACATTTTTTGTCCCTTTCTATTTTCCGGCGACGCCACAAGGTGCTAGTGATGCGGCGCGGGTTGCTGCATCACTGAAAACTAGGCGAGTGGTGGAGACGTCACCGAGGGAAAGAATTTTGACCTGTTCCCGAATCCTGCGTGtactgttatatataaatatggaggCGTTTCATAAATTTCCTTTGTTTCGGTgccatgtgtatgtgttatacgtCTACCTGCCTTATTTAGTGTATGTATACAGTACGTACTACTAAGCAGTACAGTATAATAGGTCTTTGTGTATTTGAACTATATGGCAGTTCAACTCTGATCACTCTTTGCACCAGGGAAACGTTGGAAATTATTTTTGCTTTATGTAAAACTGAATTAGTCTCAGATCACAGTTGTATGAAAACCATGGGTTTCATCTCTCAATCTCACAAATTTATAAGAGGTACAAGGTACCTCATACATTATTAAAAATAGAAACTTAGTGTGGGTCCCAACTACGTTTATTCCATATTTCATCATAACCCCTGGATTCTGGTCTGTTCTAGTATAAAATTGCTTGCAAGAACTGTTCATACTCAATTCTGGAGAAGTAAACTATTTCATCAGAGTGCAGTATTTTCCCTTACAGCAGAGCTTGTAATGAAAAATAACTTTTGTATTCCATTTTCAATGAAATCTATATTTCAGGCAATATTCACACCCATCTATATGAAACAGcaaatgtaatgataatctttTGGTGAGATAAACTATTTCCCTCTACAACTGTGAACAATGAATTTTTTTCTACACTTTAGTCCACATCTTTGTATAATATTTTGCCAAATATTCATAACTCAATGAAACATTTCTATATGTAGTACTGAAAAAAATCTCTCATTTCCGGAATAACTGATCAAATATAGTTGAGATGAAAGATGGCATGTAATGAATAGAAGATAGAAAATAGTTTCTTTTAGATTCCTGAATTCACTGTCCAAATTCCAGATATTTTGTACAATAGGGTTTTCAAATGAAATTCAGTACactctttattttactttattatccTCAATAGTtcctgaaacaaaaaaaaatgcatcattattataaaatatgaaatataatatgcaatatataataaataaagatcaaTCAATATTTTTAAATACTACATATACAGGTTATCTTCATAAATCAAATGACATAGGATATTATTTATGTTCAGGCCAACTAGTCCCATCACATGAAGGGAAAATTATAAACCATTTTAAATTTCTAGAGTAGGAAACCTAATGCTTTCCTTCTATTGTATGACAACACAAGTCATATACTTACTTAGGTAAGATGCCATCCTTCTTTGCCAAGCGAGCAAGACAATCATCAGATTCACCCTATAAAATGATATACAGAATCATTATACTCCAGTCTTATTCATGGCTCTAAGAGGTAAGTAAACtttggaaaataaatatattagtacTCTGAAGATATTTGTGTATTCCTATTTAATACTTTAATTTTTGTAACAAGAAAGCTTAACTAATATAAAATCTAGTTTTGCAACACAAAAGGATATGGGGTTatgtctgttaaaaaaaaaaaaaaaaaaaaaaaaaaaaaaaatatatatatatatatatatatataatgcaaatataaaGACCATTATTCCAAAAATTCTTGGTCAACATCTGAATTCCATTTGTCGTTATACCCACCATCTTCCTGATGTCTCCGCAGATGGCGTAAGTCTTGTACTGTCCAGTCATGCGGCCAGTAGTTTCATCAACCTggaagaaaatgtaaagaaaatgtcAAGTTCTTCAATATACAATGGAGATTGGGACTCTTACTTTCTTAAAAATTTCTAATTGGCAAAAGAATCAATTAtcccaaaatatataaaaaaaaattacatgctTTTGGGCTCACCTCGGCAAAGTTGATCTGGATGGAGGCATGGTCCTTGGCATAGATGATGCGGTTGGATGCCGAGCACTTGCGGGGCACGTACAGGTCAACGTATTCACCAGCGTCGTTCTGCATGATGGTGCTTGTAGTGGTTACCTGTCTGGAGGGCAAAAGGAGAAATGATAAGTTGCGAGGCATAACAGGAGTATCATTCTCTCCATCTTACTGTTAGACTTCTTATATTGTGCTTAGAACTATCAAATGCAAATCAGGCACCTTACTTTTAAA
Proteins encoded:
- the RpS21 gene encoding small ribosomal subunit protein eS21, which encodes MQNDAGEYVDLYVPRKCSASNRIIYAKDHASIQINFAEVDETTGRMTGQYKTYAICGDIRKMGESDDCLARLAKKDGILPKNY